The genomic interval TTCTGGCTAAAATGGGCAAAAGGAAACCTTCTCGTCTCATTATTTGTGTGCTGCAGCCATGATCAACGCCTGATAATCAAGCaccttttcttttaaggagGATACTACCTATAAGCCGAATACCCTGATCATTTACATGATTATATTTAAGGAAATAGGGGTCTTACCAGCTGATATGCGTGCAGACATCCTATcaattaatgaattgtaatgCCGCATTGTCGCTCACTGTTTCAGATCTTACTCACGTTTGTTCTTCTGACCAACCCATTTGTTGCCAATAAAGCTGCTGCTTTTGAGCTCACTTGATTCAAAATGACTTTCTTTTTCAGCACGACCCCAAGCTCTGAATTGAACAGCTCAAGAAGGTTTAGCTTTGAGATTTACGATGTCCTCTTCTGATCGACTTTTCGGCCTACTATACATTAGCATGATGTCTGTTTTATGGATGTCTGTCTCCGCCTCGCCATGTCCAGGTAACAGTATAACCATCCGGGATTCAGTAACGGGGCACGTTCAGTGCCAGGACTGCTTGGTGTGTCCGGCGGGGCAGGGTCTCTCTGTGGACTGTGGTGATGTAATATCACCACAGACACCCATCGTTTGTAAGCCATGTGAGCTAGGGAGAACTTATTCATCTAAAAGCGAAGCCGGGGCGTGCAAGAGTTGTATGAAATGTGGAGAATATCGAGAGACTATCAGTTCTTGCACCCTGACCTCTGAGGCAGTGTGCGGGACGAACTGTAAGCTTGGAGCTTACCCAGAAGATATGCTTAGCATGTGTAGACCGTGTTCCGCTTGCTGCAACGACGAGGATGATATCATTGAGCCTGAGTGTCAAGTGCCGGGGGTGCCTAAAAACAAGCAGTGCAGCGAGCTTAGATCAGAGAAGTGTAGCAAGGTGATAGCTAATGTGAGTGTCAGTAAAAGGGTACTTGACGCGGAGGCCAATCTCTCCGCGTCATCATTGGCAACCTTAACAAAAGTGCAAACGTCCACCCCAGTCACAGAGCACTCTAAAAAGGATTCAGCTTCCATGGACGATGCTTCTCCACTATATGGTAAGATGATTGGCGTTGCAATTGGAGTTCCATTAGTGATCTTGGTGCTGGTGGCGCTTATCCTTATCGTGAAAAAAAGACGCACAAGGCAAGCATGTAAAAAGACTGGCGATAATGATGTGGAAAGGCTTGATGTACAGGGGAGTATAAGGCCAGTCAAGGACGAAAAGTCTGATCAACTGCCGCATCCAGTGCAAGAAAGTGAGAATCTCACAGTAGCGAAGCCGGAAACACAACTTCCGGCTGAAACAAAAGTATAATCATTCCGTTTTCTCAAGGGATCAGTTGTTATTTTTCGCCTGGGGTGGGGTGGAGAATTTTGGGaggatcacgtggttttcaagggggaggggagggggggagctcagtcgtcgccaacagagtacaaagggcggactacagaaaattgactgctaatcAACTGCCAATGAGGATAGGGGATCACGAGAATATCACAGAGCCTTAGGGGCAGATCAGGTGAACTTATCGTGAGTCAACCAAATTCCTCCACCTCCATGGCCGCTAAATAAGGACTAGTCCCTAATGAATTATTGTCGTCACCTCCAGCGGTAATTTTCgatgaaaaagggaaatttagtgtttccttttcattgtttAGTTACAAGAGCGGTTATTATGCTATGGTGAAAGCACGTTTAGGGTTATCGCAAACCTAATATAATCATCTCGAAGAGCTACTTTTGCTACTTCTAATTAGATTTAATACAGACAAGCGGATCCGTAATCGGCTTTgggaaaatttctgaaaactttaGAAGAGACTTATTATCTATGATTATAGTCCTATAACTTAATTTTGTCACCTTCGGCGCGATCCTATTGTTTCCTGTTCATCGTTTAGTTTTAAGACTGGTTATTACATATGCTCCAATGAAAGCACTTTAAGAATCTACTCATAATTCAGGCTTTTTTTCCAAGGGTTGGTTTTTCAGTAAATTTCATCATAAAAGGAGAATACTTCTTAAGATAGTTAATTGCTAATTTTAAGTAGATTtcctttcaattatttttcctgATTAAAAATCCTTCCATGCCACCTTTTCGAAACATCAACCTAACATATTGATTTCTTCTGCTTTTTATTATCTTAAAATATGTGTTCAGCTGTCATTTAGTTTCATTGCTTTAATGTAATTGTTTAGAATTAAGGTTGAGCTATCAAATAGATATGAAAAAGAGTTTTATCTCATTGCAAAATGCTTCCGTTCAATAAAGTATGTTGCCTATATGGACTGTCACCAATATCTTTCCAATTCATTCTCTTGCTATCGTCATGTCGGCGAGCGGCGCTGAATACTTACTTAGATGGTGGTGAAGTCGAGGACCTGCGTAGATGGCTTTGACTTCTCAACAGGTTATAATCGGTTCTTGGCATCCAACACAATCTAATAACCCTTAAAcacccaagatttgattgttaattctc from Pocillopora verrucosa isolate sample1 chromosome 14, ASM3666991v2, whole genome shotgun sequence carries:
- the LOC131793952 gene encoding tumor necrosis factor receptor superfamily member 10B-like isoform X2 produces the protein MSSSDRLFGLLYISMMSVLWMSVSASPCPGNSITIRDSVTGHVQCQDCLVCPAGQGLSVDCGDVISPQTPIVCKPCELGRTYSSKSEAGACKSCMKCGEYRETISSCTLTSEAVCGTNCKLGAYPEDMLSMCRPCSACCNDEDDIIEPECQVPGVPKNKQCSELRSEKCSKVIANVSVSKRVLDAEANLSASSLATLTKVQTSTPVTEHSKKDSASMDDASPLYGKMIGVAIGVPLVILVLVALILIVKKRRTRQACKKTGDNDVERLDVQGSIRPVKDEKSDQLPHPVQESENLTVAKPETQLPAETKV